The Halorubrum salinarum genome segment TCTCCGCACCGTGAGCATGCCCATCTGACGGATCAAGACCTCGTTCACGGGCGTACCGCCGGTTTCCGTCCTGGATCACAGCAACGTGATCTGGTGTCAGAGCAAGTGACTGCTTAATCTCGCCAATATAGATGTTGCGAAGCCACTGTCTCGCCCGCTTAAACATTTTGTGTGAGTATACCTCATCACGTGTGTTAATTAAGGTGTTCACTTGACATGGTGCGGCGGAGAATTACCGTACCCTGTGTGCTCACGGCTGATGCTGGTCGTCTGTGAGGCGAAACTGCCTTGCTCCAGTACGATTACGTCCCTGTCCATTTCGAAGTCACGGTAGAATACGGGGATGTCCACACAGTCACATCGGCCTCGCTGTCGAAATACAGACTCACCGTCGTTTGAAAGTGGAGGTGTAGCGCCGTATTCAGCTCAGACCTGAGATTCAACAGGAAGTGTATGGCTTCAGGAGTTCAGGCCGAAGCTAGTGGGCTTTCACCTCGCTACCGTGAACACAGCCACAGTTCTGTGGGGCCGACGCGAGACGCATGAAGATGCGAGCCAATTAATTAATCAAGCCGCGAGCGGACGTCACACGAGTAACACGCCACACTCCCAAGATTCCTCCAAGCAGTGCGAATCCACCAGCAACAATTCCACCAGCAACGTAGGCATACCCTGGCACCTGGACGAGTCCCTCGAATCCGGTCACAGTAAACGCAAGCTGGTCAAGGGCAGCCGCAAGCGGCGGGGTAAAAGCGATGCCCAGAAGATATCCTCCGAAGGCAATACTGACTGCTTGGACGATCGCAATACCAGCAATACCACGCCGAGTTGCCCCAGTGGCACGGAGCACAGCAAACGGTTTGCGCTGGATGTACACTAACGATAAGAGCAGATTCAATGCGAGCATCCCACCAGCAACTACACCTAACACCACAAGGCTCGTACCGGCAGCGAGTACAACCGCCTGCTGTTGGAGTACTTCGACGAACTGCTCTTGATTCGTGCGGAATGTATACTCGGGATATGCGGTGGCAAGGTCTTTCCGAACGGCCTCGCGGTCGGCACCGTCGACAGTGCTGATGGTAATCAGGGTTGCGCTATCATCATACGCATTACCAGTAAGCGTCTGGAGTTCGCTCAGCCGCAGGGTAACAGTGGATGTCCCCAAGAAATTCGAAAAAGTGGGCGAGACCCCCACAATTTCGAACTCGTGAGCGCGGGCACTCGCAATGGTCCCACCGACGTGGATGGAATCTCCGACAGTCACGTTGTGTTGCGCGGCAAACTCAGGCGAAACCAGCGCTTGATGAGTGAAATTCCCGCTGTAATTGCCATCAGCGTAGTGTGTATTTGGACCAGTAAATCCCTCGCCGGCTGTTATGCGGACGGAACCACCTGCTCCTGGTGTTCCGCTGCCAACAATCGTCTCGAACTCTTCACCGTCAGTGCTGACGTAGACAACTTGGAATGCCAGTGGGACTGCTGTTTGGACATCCTCGTGTTGTTCGATCTGTGTAGCGACTGTGTGTGCGTTTGGAACTGGATTTTGGAAGCCGCCAACAGAGCCGGGCGCGAGATTGATTGGACCGCCGGTAACCCACAGATCACGGTCTGCTTCGTTGAATAACTCATTTCCAGTTTCGGTGACGCCCGTCCCAACACCAGCAAGCAGGGTCACAGATAAGACGGCAAGCGCAATACCGATGACAGCAAGGACAGTTCGGGTTTTATCCCAGCGTAGCTGTCGAAAGGCAATCCATATCTGCCCGAAAATCTGTCTGAG includes the following:
- a CDS encoding ABC transporter permease translates to MNTRLRQIFGQIWIAFRQLRWDKTRTVLAVIGIALAVLSVTLLAGVGTGVTETGNELFNEADRDLWVTGGPINLAPGSVGGFQNPVPNAHTVATQIEQHEDVQTAVPLAFQVVYVSTDGEEFETIVGSGTPGAGGSVRITAGEGFTGPNTHYADGNYSGNFTHQALVSPEFAAQHNVTVGDSIHVGGTIASARAHEFEIVGVSPTFSNFLGTSTVTLRLSELQTLTGNAYDDSATLITISTVDGADREAVRKDLATAYPEYTFRTNQEQFVEVLQQQAVVLAAGTSLVVLGVVAGGMLALNLLLSLVYIQRKPFAVLRATGATRRGIAGIAIVQAVSIAFGGYLLGIAFTPPLAAALDQLAFTVTGFEGLVQVPGYAYVAGGIVAGGFALLGGILGVWRVTRVTSARGLIN